The genomic segment gtgtgtNNNNNNNNNNNNNNNNNNNNNNNNNNNNNNNNNNNNNNNNNNNNNNNNNNNNNNNNNNNNNNNNNNNNNNNNNNNNNNNNNNNNNNNNNNNNNNNNNNNNGTGGCTCACTGTAGACTAACTTGTAGTTCTTATAGCGGCCATTAGGTGGCTCACTGTAGACTAACTTGTAGTTCTTATAGCGGCCATTAGGTGGCTCACTGTAGACTAACTTTTAGTTCCTCTACCGGCCTCTGGGTTGCTCACTGTATATTAACTTGTAGTTCTTATAGCGGCCATTACGTGGCTCACAGTGCAGGAAGACCCCCCCCTGTATCATGATTTAGATATAAAAAATCGAACAGGTTTATTTCATTAAAAGGTTATGAAGGACTGAATGActttttgccctcgtcttctgAGAAGCAGAAATTCACTTCCTGCACTCAATGCGCCGAAAATGGATAATTCCTAAAATATGGACCATAACTCAGATAAGGAACATTACTCAGATATGGATGAAAAAACGGATATGGATCACTACTCAGATATGGATCAACACTAATCTAGAAAACTAGATTGTTTTCTCTCCCACCGATAGGGTAAACGAACGGATGACATCACAGACACTACGTCCTATCCACGAACACAGAAAACAGGCATGcctctgactctgtgtgtgtgtgtgtgtgtgtgtgtgtgtgtgtgtgtgtgtgtgtgtgtgtgtgtgtgtgtgtgtgtgcgtgtctgttctaGACACGGTGGCAGCATGTGTACACAGCAGGTGTCATTTCctgactctcccccccccccccccccccccctctcagtgtGTTTCAATGACATCAGCTTCCGCCAACACACAagctgttgccatggcagcacGTAAAGAATATTTCTGGCCCGTACAGTTAAGAAgagaggggtgtgttggggggggggggggggttctgggttTGGGGGGGGCTTGTTGCTAAACACGTCTACCATTCAAGAGGAGAGAATAAACAGAGAAATTTAAGGTTAAATTAAAGAAAAAatattggtggtggttgttaggttagagatggttagtttaggtgtcaggttagagatggttagtttataGGTTAGGTTAGAGCAGGGTCTAACCTaaccctccctccgtctccctgtctcttcctccctctctctccctccctccctctctctctctctctctctccctccctccctgtctctctctctctccctccctctctctcactctctccctccctctctctctctctctctctctccctccctccctccctgtctctctgtctctccctcattctctctctccctctccctccctctccctctctccctcgttgACAGGTTTCATTGTCAGATGAAAACTGGACTTCAAGGAGCAGGTACCCGGTCCACGTGCCCCCCCCACAGAGCTCTGCCTCTCCTACCCCGCTGaacagaaggtgtgtgtgtgtgtgtgtgtgtgtgtgtgtgtgtgtgtgtgtgtgtgtgtgtgtgtgtgtgtgtgtgtgtgtgtgtgtgtgtgtttcggggggggggggggggagttttacGAGCCAAGAGGCAAACGTCCCAAATTGTGTCTGTTTGATGATGAATATGATTTAAGAACCTCTGAAACGTATTTCATGCTTCATTGAATCCATTCGATAATGGATGCAAGCATTGAAGCACGGGGACTGGGGATGGGTCTGTTAGGTAGGAGAGGTCTATCGTTAGGTAGGAGACGCCCGGTATGTAAagccgccttaatgcacgggcaTACCTGGGTGTGGTGGTcacaaagatcagaggcctgTCATGAGCCGAGAAAAAAGGGGGCGACGGGCACCCCCTAGTGGTAGCTGGGCCCAGCGGCCACTTGACCCCACTGCCACAGTCGTCTAACCTcccccagggcccaatggcaggttaaggGAGGCCTGCCGGTATGCGACGACCATACAGACGGTCTCACAGTAATCCCTTTCCTGGTCTCTatggcaacaacaaaacaagtccCACCTCTGTGATTCAAAACTCTGGTAAGATAATAAAATGATTGTTACCTTCCATCGACGCCAAACACAACGATTAAGAAGCCTTCAGCAATAGAGCAACACTCCGCAAGGAGTAGGCCCATGTCAGGGCTAGTTATCTTCACCCTCATGGACCTTAACCTGGGGTTGGTTGGCCACAGgcagtggcgaagctagaccttttttgggtgggctcaagcccacccaaaacttgccttagcccaccaTATCGTTTCGTCCACAAATCTAAtattctactttttttttttttacacaagcaatgagagaatgGATGCTGTACAATAATGAACAGgctcaaatgggctagtgaaatcgagcgctAACCtgtgattggtgggtgggcgtctcctgtttgacaaaaccaaaaatgcaacttaacatagtttctgctgttttttctgtcaaaaaggctagctagtctttatcagaaaatccacgatttccagctgtgttataacatgaccaggtaataataataataatcattttaaaaccttaaaataatctgtcagatgtctattaaataacagttgaccacaaggcggttctatctatgcctcttcttgaattgcttcatgttttagtcggcagGGGCTTGTAATGTTGCatagcatgataagcatgataaggtgcaaggagcagaaaaagttgacatgggtgctaattttcagttaaaaaaaaacgcaggcattattttatcagctgagggcatattcattgccataacaacgtgagctaatcaacaagtacaactaTGAGACTAGATACTACTGATAAAAGGTGTCAGGTGCGAGCGGCAGACGGgacttatcttattttatttatttattttaataagttcATGAcagtcatgacagagggacttggtgtctttattcatgcttgaaagatgaacatatattattatttttttgaaagggaataagctgatgaagctgacaagtgaccaatgttttctgtttaaaaatatttttcattaaatgcaaacccaagttaatcatttgctcttgtttctctgttttgagattcacacagacttagcagtcttgtttaaatgttacaaattgagttaataaactgaacttggaaattgtttaaagttgttgcagatgttatctccgctaattttattaatctaaataaataaatattagcaggttctcaatagtaggctatttcaattcaggCAAGGCGCGAAAAAATATCTGTCTCCTAGGGTgggaatgacagaaaataattgagaaccactggtctagaacatgCTGTACTTGTTGATTAACTCACGATGTTAGGGTAATGAAAACGCccacagctgataaaataatgccagtgttttttttactgaaaatttgcaccctttttttttgcatcagaacaagattttttttgcatcaagttttaaaaaaatgtattggtcCCTGAAAGTGAGGCAACACagtttagtgctcccgaaatagtggtatgtttctcattttattaatctagtacatgttgtaccaatgtgtttcagtaactgtgtaaataaaaaaaaaggggaaaatATGGCAATTTTTGAGGGAAACTTACACGAAGGAAATTaaatatacctcaaatttgttattacagttcacaaccattgattattccttcatccaaacagtattttttcctttcatcactttagtggttcagaactgcattatttagctgacactgcctgctattggcttagacatacaacagcatagtaattaagaaaataaacgtTGTGGAATAAAAAATCTCATAAGACTTTATATACTTCGTATACCCGTGAGGCTTCCTGGGGTTAAGCCaccccaaaagtcagaacctagaatcgcccctggCAACAGGTTAGGGTCAACTAAAACACGTGGCTTATGGGGGGGTCCAAAACATTTAATCTATTGGACAACAGCGTGTGACCATAATCACCGCAGAGGCCAAGTCTGCAGCCTACGCAAGACAATTACTGGAAGTCATTTTCCGTTTATTCGAGAAAGTGGGTCAACTGAAGGTCACCGAAGAACTCCGAAACCGAAAGCATATTAAAGAGATGAATGAGAGTATTGCTACAATGTTCCTTTGTTAGAAGGACGACGGACTGACTTAACCCTCGAGCAGGGGAGTCTCTGACGGCTAGTTGATTATCACTACAGTCCCAACATCTTTTAGATTAAATGAAGTAAACTTACTTTTCCTTACATTAAATTATCTAAAGACAGGTTTGTTTGCGTTTTCAACTCAAAGACTGCAGCCTGTATAGATTGACGTAAAgaagtgccgtgttccaatatccatagtATCCGTACTTagtagcctaagtttgagtacgtagggcgttccgattcatatataatattataatatattactgTAAGCAATCAGTGTCAACAAAGCAGAGCAAAGAAGAGTTGCAGAAAGAGTTGCGTGATCCCAAAAAACTGTTGTGAAAGTGTACTTACAGCTGGTAGAACTTGAATACTTCTTAAGAAATGAGCCAAAGTGATTTAATAGGATTGATGACTTATATGATGTCATGGCAGTAGTATATTCATTTGAAAACAGAACATTAATGCCGTTCACATCCAGCACATGGAGACGAGTTTGAAAAGGGTCCGTCTGTACGCTCTAGCAGGAATTGTTTGTCATGTAGGCGGACAGCGCTGGAGGAAAATCCTTTTTCCAGGCGTGAGTTTCTTCAGAAGTCCCAAAGTTCATCACCTAACAAAGAGAAGGGGTAGAGGGTGTGGTCAGGCCAGCTTCATGACCCCCAGGGAGCTGGGGTCAGGCCAGCTTCATGACCCCCAGGAAGGTGTTGGCCCCGCCGAGGGAGATGTTGGCTACAGGTAGAGGGATGAGCACCTCCAGGAGGTCGTTCACCTCCAGCCGCACGatgcctgaggaggaggaggaggaggagaagcatcACAGGACTGTTAGGTGttcatagaaacacacacacacacacacacacacacacactggacaggAGGACaacaagagaggaggaggacgacgatgacgatgacgacgaccagagggggacaggagaggaggagaggaggacaggaggtcaggaggacagaggggagaggggaggaggaggaggaggacaggaggacagaggggagaggggggaggaggaggaggacagaggggagaggggagagggaggaggaggaggacagaggggagaggggagagggaggaggacgaggaggacagagggaagaaggaggaggaggacaggaggacagaggggagagggaggaggaggaggaggacaggaggacagaggggagagggaggaggaggacagtggGCGGGTGTGGCGGGCTCACCCCCGGTGAAGCAGGTGTTGTAGGCGTTGGAGGCGTTCATCTGCTGGATGCAGCGAAACAGGACAACCTCCTGCGGCTCGTCCCCCACCACCGTGCTCTTCCTGCGGACCACCACGTGGCCCATGACGAAGGTCCTGTCCACGTAGTACACCTGGGCCTCCCGGGGACAACACAGTCGGGTCAGCACCGAGGGCCACCGAGGGCTGGGGGCCCTGATCCCCTGAGACCGGCTGGTCCAGGGGGTTGACTGACTGGGGGCCCTGACCCCCTGAGACCGGCTGGTCCAGGGGGTTGACTGACTGGGGGCCCTGACCCCCTGAGACCGGCTGGTCCAGGGGGTTGACTGACTGGGGGCCCTGACCCCCTGAGACCGGCTGGTCCAGGGGGTTGACTGACTGGGGGCCCTGACCCCCTGAGACCTGCTGGTCCAGGGGGTTGACTGACTGGGGGCCCTGACCCCCTGAGACTGGCTGGTCCAGGGGGTTGACTGACTGGGGGCCCAGACCCCCTGAGACCTGCTGGTCCAGGGGGTTGACTGACTGGGGGCCATGACCCCCTGAGACTGGCTGGTCCAGGGGGTTGACTGACTGGGGGCCCTGACCCCCTGAGACCTGCTGGTCTCACTCATTACATCGAGAGCTTCCTCTACACACAGATTTCTTCGATAGGGTAGCATGACTCGATAGAGTTCTGCCaatgtctgctctctcctcagaGTCCATCAGACCAAATGCAAAAAATGCTACCTTATGTGTTTTGTAGCTTATTTGATCTGTAGGCCTCTATGCAACGATGCTCCCTCTACCAAATCACgttattattttacaccactactcaccccgTGCACATTGTTAGTATATTTTAATACTGTATTATAACGTCCTTATTTGAGATTTCCCAGGTACAGTATGtgtattttacaccactactaCACCCCGGATCAATATTTTCGGCATGCGCAgaaccactaggtggcgctattttAAAGGGAGCAGACATAGGCAGAACACCGGCGCTCCTCGAACCATGCTTCAAAACGACAAACACACGGTCTATCCAGCAGCGCCACCATGTGGACAGATGTGGTCATGGCATCTGGAAAACCCACCTGGCTGTACACGAAGTAGAAGCCCTCCTCCCTGACCACGATCTGGTTGTCCACCAGCTCCAGGGCCGACCCTCGTCTCAGCCCCGCCTGCCAGGGGATGGCGCTGTGCAGCACCTCGGCAAACTCTGAGGCGGAGGACGGACGTGAGCTCAGAGACAAGGGGAGACTCCCAGAGCTCCACCCCCGGGATCGCACTCAGGTACGCTCCCTGAGGAAACCCTCTCTGACAGTCGTTCCATACGTTTGGatgatattttattattaaacatGCAGCGCTACTGCAAGGTTCTGAGGAATACGAAGTTTGATACAAACATCCTGAATAACAAAGATGCACGTTTTacctttaataataaatatagattCACAAATACGCTGTCAATAACTTATCAAACATCTTAACCTAAGTTAATATTGTCATTGCCATCAAATCGACATCAATGCAAGTGTTGATTCAGTAGGTATGCAACCAGGAGAAAGGATTTGTATTTCCTGCGTTGATCCCTTCCTGGCGATCTACTGTGGTCTAATACACGTCCTTCTGTGGATGACAGCAGGAAGAGGGCTTTAAAGGTCCTCTATTATACCAGCAGGCCTCAGTGTGATTaggccattttgaaaatctgcctctagtgacatcacaagtgcgcgtgtccgcctagatgtgtgagggatagatgagcaaggttcggtacagtccactggataggctggtagatctatccagcactcatctaggtggacacgcccacttgtgatgtcagaagaggccgattttcaaaacggcttgtaactgcTAATCATACTCACACAATATGGGCCCTTTAAGGATCATAAGAGGAGAAAGACGAACCCAAACCAGCAAACCCAGTAAAGAGGCCTGTCTGGTCAAACAACATAGCGGACTGGGTGGCGGTACCTTTCTGAAACATGTTCTTGCTGCTGTCGGCCATTATCTGGAGGCACGGCTGAGAGACGGGGTCTGAGGGTCAGGGGGGTCATCAGGGGTCAGCAGGGGTCAGGAGGGGTCAGGGGAGACAGGAAATCGTCATTGTGAATTTAACGGTTATATTAAAGTGAAATCGTTCAGCAATAGGACAGTTGGGGAGCAGGGGATGGTACGCTCAAGCACTATAGACATTCTGTTGGACACCATACACCAAAAGTCTCTCACACCAGGGCAATCCCAGACCATGTGAACAAAGGTTCCTGTGGTTTCTAAAGAGCATAGCTGACAGTTGGGAGATGGATTTAGTTTCATCAAAAAGTGCAGCAGAGTCTTTGTGCAAAGTTCTAATGAATCATCTGATGGTTGGGATTACTAGGTCAATCTTTGACCAGACTATGGACCAATTGATTGTGGAAGGTGCCATTGAGAGATCATGGCCCCAGCGTCTATCCAACTGCAGAGTTTTTTCTGCGCGTTTAGAAAGGAACGTGTAAAGGGCGGACACCAAGCCTTGGGTAGAAAGATTTCCACATATTTTATGGATTGGATGAGGTTCCAAGTTTTCCCCCCAGGGGACTCCGTGTGCCCGTAAGGCACTGCGGAGTTGAAGGTAGAAGAAAAAAGAAGTTTAAGTTTTAAGTTCCAAGTGTGAATGAATACACTTCACTTCTGCACCCCCTCCATCGACAGATGCATTAGTATTGTATCCTGACTTTtatat from the Gadus macrocephalus chromosome 20, ASM3116895v1 genome contains:
- the tnfsf13b gene encoding tumor necrosis factor ligand superfamily member 13B isoform X1, coding for MGVKEGPGARERASDRRPAWPMLLLLLLAAVTTSLSAVALSQLLALRADVDALRSELCRRREEQQEGAHTTQTLEQMGSRRGGPEQAGQSEAVAPGPRKRRGASGGPTADPVSQPCLQIMADSSKNMFQKEFAEVLHSAIPWQAGLRRGSALELVDNQIVVREEGFYFVYSQAQVYYVDRTFVMGHVVVRRKSTVVGDEPQEVVLFRCIQQMNASNAYNTCFTGGIVRLEVNDLLEVLIPLPVANISLGGANTFLGVMKLA
- the tnfsf13b gene encoding tumor necrosis factor ligand superfamily member 13B isoform X2, which gives rise to MGVKEGPGARERASDRRPAWPMLLLLLLAAVTTSLSAVALSQLLALRADVDALRSELCRRREEQQEGAHTTQTLEQMGSRRGGPEQAGQSEAVAPGPRKRRGASGGPTADPVSQPCLQIMADSSKNMFQKEFAEVLHSAIPWQAGLRRGSALELVDNQIVVREEGFYFVYSQVYYVDRTFVMGHVVVRRKSTVVGDEPQEVVLFRCIQQMNASNAYNTCFTGGIVRLEVNDLLEVLIPLPVANISLGGANTFLGVMKLA